The Pirellulales bacterium nucleotide sequence GATCGAAGGCCGGCCGCCCAAGGCCGCCAGCGACGGCTCGGTCCAGCCGGTATTGCACTGAAAAGCGTAGTGGGCGCCGCTGGCGCCGACCACCGAGCGGATCACCACGCACTTGTCCATGATCGAGGCGATTCGCGTAAAGACCTCGCCGATGTCGATGCCCTGCACTTTGGTGTGGATCGGGCTGAACTCTCCGCGGATCTCGGCGGGAGCGTCGACCTTGATGTCCCACATGTCCTGATGCGGCGGGCCGCCGCCCAAGAAAATGTGAATCACCGCTTTGTGCCGCGAGGCGTCGCCGGCCGCCGCCTCGGCCCGCATCACATCGGCCAACGTCAAGGCGCCGGCGCCGACGCCCAGGGCGCCGATCCGCAGAAAACTGCGCCGGGAGATTCCGTCACAAAAGCCGCTGTTTTGCGGGCCGAAAATCGTCAACATGGCGGGCACGCCTTTCGTGGTAGACTGAGTGTGTCGCGCGCGGGCCGCAAGCCAGGACGCTTACGCTGCGGGCGAGCGAACCTTTCGTGGTAGGCTGGGCAGGTCACTCCCATCAACGTCTTTTTATCAGTTCGGCCAGCAACTCGTCAAGCTGTAACTATTGAGGGCGCGGGACGTACTGCCTACGATGGATGCATAGTAGGGTGGGACCAGCAAGCTTGCGAGCGCCGGCCCACCACCAGGGCTTGTTCATGGTGGGCCGGCGCTCGCAAGCTCGCTGGTCCCACCCTACATGCGATTGGAATGAGGAAAACGATCAAAAGCTAGACTGCCGTATGCCACAACTTGCCGCTCACATCGTCGATTTGCACAAAGACTATTTTTTAGGCGGCGAGACCGTACACGCCTTGCGGGGCATCTCCTTGGAGATACCTGAAGGCGACTATGTGGCCATCATGGGTCCATCGGGTTCGGGCAAGAGCACGCTGCTCAACCTGCTCGGCTGTCTCGACCGGCCCACCGCCGGCAGCTTTTTTCTGGGCGAGGAGAACGTGGCCGAACTGAACGACGACGAGCTTTCCGAAATCCGCGCCTCGCGGATCGGCTTCGTCTTTCAGTCGTACAACCTGATTCCGCAGTTGACGGTGCTGGAGAACATCGAGGTGCCGCTCTACTATCTCGGCGCGCTGACGCCCGAAAGCCGCGAGCGTTGCGTCGAGATGGCGACGATGGTCGGCCTGGGCGACCGCGTGCGGCACCGGCCGATGCAGCTTTCCGGCGGCCAGCAGCAACGGGCGGGCATCGCGCGCAGCCTCGTGAACGATCCCTATTTCATCCTGGCCGACGAGCCGACGGGCAATCTCGACTCCGTCACCACCGGAGAGATTCTGGCCTTGTTCGACAAGCTGAATGCCGCCGGCAAGACGATCATCATCGTCACGCACGAAGAAGACGTGGCGGCCCGCGCCCGGCGCATCGTGCGGCTCCGCGACGGCGTGGTGCAATCGGACGAGCGGAACTGATAGGATCAGGCCGACTAAAACAACTCGTACATGTGTTCGCCGCCGTCGGCTGGGTTGCCGATCAGTCGTCGACCGACG carries:
- a CDS encoding ABC transporter ATP-binding protein — translated: MPQLAAHIVDLHKDYFLGGETVHALRGISLEIPEGDYVAIMGPSGSGKSTLLNLLGCLDRPTAGSFFLGEENVAELNDDELSEIRASRIGFVFQSYNLIPQLTVLENIEVPLYYLGALTPESRERCVEMATMVGLGDRVRHRPMQLSGGQQQRAGIARSLVNDPYFILADEPTGNLDSVTTGEILALFDKLNAAGKTIIIVTHEEDVAARARRIVRLRDGVVQSDERN